The Pricia mediterranea genome includes a window with the following:
- a CDS encoding cytochrome C: protein MNKINTITILLVACLFLNCKHTEGEYHSLIEKIEAESKTFHDTIMSSEAYIGDIETIEITEGGHTFLIPERKGQITSYACIECHSKPLAEMQNATLGPKAHWDIEVVHANEDAMNCATCHNLDDMNHLKSLTGREIDFNRSYKLCSQCHTSQFEDWKGGAHGKNIGGWTKPRAAMTCVNCHNPHRPQIESKWPERYNTQKARERE, encoded by the coding sequence ATGAATAAGATAAATACCATTACGATTTTGTTGGTGGCGTGCCTGTTCCTCAACTGCAAACACACAGAGGGGGAATATCATAGCCTAATCGAAAAAATAGAGGCGGAGAGCAAGACATTCCACGATACGATAATGTCGTCCGAAGCCTATATCGGCGATATCGAGACCATTGAAATTACCGAGGGCGGGCATACCTTCCTGATTCCGGAGCGCAAAGGGCAGATTACTTCCTACGCCTGCATTGAATGCCATTCGAAACCCCTGGCAGAGATGCAGAATGCCACCTTGGGGCCAAAGGCACACTGGGATATTGAGGTCGTACATGCCAATGAAGATGCGATGAACTGTGCCACCTGCCATAACCTTGATGACATGAACCATCTGAAGAGTCTGACCGGAAGGGAAATCGATTTTAACCGAAGCTATAAGCTGTGTAGCCAATGCCATACCAGCCAGTTCGAGGACTGGAAAGGCGGCGCCCACGGCAAGAACATCGGCGGCTGGACAAAACCTAGGGCAGCGATGACCTGCGTCAACTGCCACAACCCCCACCGGCCCCAAATAGAATCTAAATGGCCGGAGCGGTACAATACACAGAAAGCCCGGGAAAGGGAGTGA
- a CDS encoding 4Fe-4S dicluster domain-containing protein, giving the protein MGENKKWYTLDLGFNKKEPATGSCGCGKTSGGCGSHDRPASSKTEPTLTAEEFDRAVEGTMVDETRKDGFQQVFDVKMDRRTAFRKLTASLLVGAGAVQASCSVIAGEETKEKAQIDWEEQFKGNYKLMTQKERQETVDRLVRSYQLRKKQNITMSSADASKDVLYGYAFNISKCQGYMDCVNACVEENNQDRNSQMQYIRIHEMKDGKGFKFDEADDNYYHEVPAEGHFYMGTQCFQCDDPPCVDVCPVQATWREEDGLVVIDYDWCIGCRYCMAACPYDGRRFNWSKPEVPEEEVNKNQHYLGNRMRKKGVMEKCTFCIQRSRSGKDPACVEACPTGARIFGNLLDPDSTIRWVLENKKVFRLKEDLGTDPKFWYFMD; this is encoded by the coding sequence ATGGGCGAAAACAAGAAATGGTACACCTTGGATTTGGGATTCAATAAAAAAGAACCCGCAACCGGTTCATGCGGTTGCGGCAAAACTTCAGGCGGATGCGGGTCCCACGACAGACCGGCGTCTTCCAAAACCGAACCTACCCTAACTGCGGAAGAATTCGATAGGGCGGTTGAAGGCACTATGGTCGATGAGACCCGGAAAGATGGCTTTCAACAGGTATTCGACGTCAAAATGGACCGCCGGACCGCCTTTCGGAAACTTACCGCCAGTTTATTGGTCGGAGCCGGGGCCGTTCAGGCTTCCTGTAGTGTAATCGCCGGGGAAGAGACCAAGGAAAAAGCCCAAATCGATTGGGAGGAGCAGTTCAAGGGCAACTACAAACTCATGACCCAAAAAGAACGCCAAGAAACCGTCGACCGTTTGGTACGTTCGTATCAATTGCGCAAAAAGCAGAATATCACGATGTCCTCCGCCGATGCATCTAAGGACGTATTGTACGGCTATGCCTTCAATATCTCCAAATGCCAAGGGTACATGGATTGTGTAAATGCCTGCGTTGAGGAAAACAATCAAGACCGTAATTCCCAAATGCAGTACATCAGAATCCATGAAATGAAAGACGGCAAAGGTTTCAAGTTTGATGAGGCCGACGATAACTATTATCATGAGGTACCGGCCGAGGGACATTTTTATATGGGAACCCAATGCTTTCAATGCGATGATCCGCCCTGTGTAGATGTTTGCCCGGTACAAGCTACCTGGCGTGAAGAAGACGGTCTCGTGGTCATCGACTACGATTGGTGCATAGGATGCCGTTACTGTATGGCCGCATGCCCCTATGACGGAAGACGTTTTAATTGGAGTAAACCGGAGGTGCCGGAGGAAGAGGTCAACAAAAACCAACATTATTTGGGCAACCGTATGCGAAAAAAGGGGGTGATGGAAAAATGCACGTTCTGCATACAGCGTTCCCGCTCGGGCAAAGATCCGGCCTGTGTAGAGGCCTGTCCGACCGGAGCTCGAATCTTCGGAAATCTATTGGACCCCGATAGCACGATTCGCTGGGTGCTGGAGAACAAAAAAGTTTTTCGTTTAAAAGAGGATTTGGGTACCGATCCCAAGTTCTGGTATTTTATGGATTAG
- the dsrP gene encoding sulfate reduction electron transfer complex DsrMKJOP subunit DsrP has product MNTLKAFGSMVKDSFEHVTHGSKPYHIWMIFLTAIMLIGMYCYSVQLDEGLSATGMTDRVSWGLYISNFTFLVGVAAAAVMLVMPTYILKDMDFKHAVLIGEGLAVAALIMCLAFIVADMGGPSVLWHIIPGIGVFNFPSSMLAWDVIALNGYLFINITIPLYILFQHYQGKEAKRKIYVPGAILSVLWAVAIHLVTAFLYQGLQARPFWNNALLGPRFLASAFAAGPALIILVLAVIRRFTEFKIEQKTIKKIAMIVVVAAQINMIMLISELFKEFYAPTHHSESAYYLFFGLEGKTALLPWIWTAISLNLLATVMLTFNKLRNNPKVLYLCCFMLFVAIWVEKGFGLIVPGFIPGPYGVIAEYTPTGIEIGVTFGIWAMGAFIFTMLAKTSIAIELGKLRYKRKKKIASKTA; this is encoded by the coding sequence ATGAATACTTTAAAGGCTTTTGGCAGCATGGTAAAGGATAGTTTTGAGCACGTAACCCACGGCTCAAAGCCATATCATATTTGGATGATTTTCTTGACCGCTATCATGCTCATCGGTATGTACTGCTATTCGGTGCAGTTAGACGAGGGCCTGAGTGCTACGGGCATGACCGATAGGGTCAGTTGGGGGCTCTACATATCTAATTTCACTTTTTTGGTGGGGGTGGCGGCTGCGGCCGTAATGCTGGTAATGCCCACCTATATTTTAAAGGATATGGACTTTAAGCACGCCGTGCTGATTGGGGAGGGGCTCGCCGTTGCCGCTCTCATCATGTGTTTGGCTTTTATCGTTGCCGATATGGGAGGACCTTCCGTACTTTGGCACATAATACCGGGCATAGGGGTCTTCAATTTTCCAAGCTCCATGTTGGCGTGGGACGTTATTGCCCTGAACGGCTATCTTTTTATAAACATCACCATTCCCCTCTACATCCTATTCCAACATTACCAGGGCAAGGAGGCCAAGCGGAAGATTTACGTGCCGGGGGCGATACTTTCGGTGCTTTGGGCCGTGGCGATCCATTTAGTGACCGCTTTTTTATATCAAGGACTTCAGGCACGTCCCTTTTGGAACAACGCACTTCTTGGTCCCCGTTTCTTGGCTTCCGCTTTCGCGGCAGGCCCTGCACTTATCATTTTGGTTCTGGCAGTGATCCGTAGGTTTACGGAATTTAAGATTGAACAAAAAACCATTAAAAAAATAGCGATGATCGTGGTCGTTGCGGCGCAGATCAACATGATCATGTTGATTTCAGAACTGTTCAAAGAATTTTACGCCCCTACCCACCACAGTGAAAGCGCTTACTATCTTTTCTTCGGTTTGGAGGGTAAAACGGCGCTGTTGCCGTGGATATGGACGGCCATTAGCTTGAATCTCTTGGCAACGGTCATGCTAACTTTTAATAAACTTCGCAATAACCCCAAGGTGCTGTATCTTTGTTGTTTCATGCTGTTCGTAGCCATTTGGGTAGAGAAAGGTTTCGGGCTCATCGTTCCCGGATTTATTCCTGGGCCCTACGGCGTCATAGCCGAATACACCCCCACGGGTATCGAAATAGGGGTGACCTTTGGTATCTGGGCCATGGGGGCTTTTATTTTTACCATGTTGGCCAAGACCTCGATTGCCATTGAATTGGGGAAGCTAAGATACAAGAGGAAGAAAAAAATAGCATCCAAAACCGCGTAA